The genomic DNA CATCGCACGCGGCGACGAAGTCGTGATCGTCAGCTTCCGCACGGAGCCCGAAGCGTTCGACGATCAGCTTGCGGCGTTTCGCGCAGCGGGGCGGTCTGTCCGGTTTCAGTGACACGCCACAAACACATAAATGCGGTCTGCTTCTGCTCGCATCGCAGCCGCTTGCCGTCAGCGCAATGTCATCAACTTGTTCAGATCGCCATCATTCACATCACCGGCCGCTCGACCTATCCTGTGTGCCGGATTGGATTGAACGGGACGTACGTCGGGTCGAGCTGAGCGAGCTGAATGTCAACGACGGGCACCTTGCAAGGCATCAGAGTCAGGCAGCCAGATGATCATCCGACTCACCCAGAATCTGAACACCAAAATCAAGGCAGGCCCCATATCGGCCTCGCCGCTGGACGACAACCCGTATGCCGACTGGTCGGCTCGGCTGTTCACGGCAGATCGTGCCCAGTACATCCTGATCTGCAATACGCGGTCGTTCTATTCGACGGTGATGTTTGGCCGCGGCATCACCAGCGACCACCAGTTTATTGAACGGACACTGAGCAGCATCCGCGAGTTCATGCAGGACGATGGCCTTCAGTTCATCCACCGCCAGTTCGTCGCGCCCACCTGCGGCACCGTGCGGTTCTGCAAGGCGCTCAACCGCAGGGCCACCGGCTCCATGAACGAACTGGTCGCCACCGCCAGAATCCTGCTCGTCGAGAACGAATGCTCGCCGCACGAAGTGGGTTTCAAGCTCAATGACATGCTGTTGTCGGCATTGGGTAGCGGTGCAGCTCATGATTACGGCAAGCCGCGTGAGGCATTCACGCGGATGAGCTGATGCCGTCGACTACTCGCAGGCCGGGCAGGGCCACTGACTCGACGGCTGGGATGAATTGTCAAGGCAGATCGGATCCACGTGCCGATAGCGCCCCCATGAGACTCAGCCGGCAACTGCACTTCGCGAATGAACTCACCCCTCCGGCGTATGCGGTCCCGCTGGTACTCGCCCTGCTGCTCGCCGCCCAAGGCTGCGAGCCCGGCCATAGCAAGCAGGGAGGTCCATCAGCCGGGTCGGAATCCGCGGTGCTCCAGGAGGCTCGATCGCATTTCACCTATCGCAACGAGCTCATCCATCCGGGCGTGGTGCAGTCATTTCATAACTGGATATCCGACCATGACCGCTCAATTATCGTGGGCGTCGACGTGGCCGCTGCTTACGGCACGAACCAGTACGCTGATCCCGTCACCATCGCACATGCGCTTCACGACCGGTGGCCCACCCGCGCTTCGCCACCAGGTAGCCGTCGGGATGTCGCTCGATCCCACCGACCTCCATCATCATTTCCAGAGCATTGCCCAACTGCTCGCCCCGCCGACGGTCGCGGAGGCTGGCGGAGTCCTCAATCGCATCGAGTGCCCCTCGCTCCAACAGCACGGCATACGCGCCGGCCCGCTCGGCCCGGGGGCATGATGAGGAGCCTCAAACCCGTTGCTCAAGCACTCAAGTTGCACAAGGCTGTCGTGGTGGGCTTTGGGGGCAATATCATGCCAGCAGATCGACGGATGCTTCGACGGCGGCGGCAGGCGGATCAACGTCCTCTGCTGGCTCCGTCTCGTGCTGAAGCTTGAACATCTGCTGGTACTGCGCGAGGAACTTGTTGTAGGCCGTGCCTTGGCCGTTCGGCTCGGACAGCGGTGGAAGGGCTTCCATCGGGTTGGCGGGAGCCGCTTGCAGCTTCTCGATCAGGTCGCCGAGCGCGGCGTCCAACTCTGACAGCCAGGTCGCCATGGGGTCTGCGTCGGCGTGGGCAACGTCATCGGCAGGTGTCTCGGTCGGCCCGGCCTCGGTCTCGGTCTCGGTCAGCAGGGCTTCGCGCAGCGTTTCGATCACGGCTTGCCGGCTCACCTGCAGCGCATCGAGGCGTTCGCCCGATTCGGCGTCCGCGTCAGGGGGAAGGTTCGCAAGCTGCTGCTCGAAGTTCGACACGGCCTGCTGTGCCGGCTCAGTTGACGCAACCTCTTCTGGCAGCTCATCGAGCTTGTCGTGCAGCGTCGCCAGCATGTTCTCTGCCGTGGACGCGATGTCCGCCTGCTGCTCCGCTGCGGCAGACTTGGTGAAGTGGTCGGCAAAGTTCATCCGCAAACGCACATCGGCCACGCCTTTGAAATGCCCCTCGCGGAGCAGGCGCACCACGCCGGGCTCGCGATCGTCGCCACCGGCTTCGCTTGTCGCGACGCGCTCGGTGGATTCAGCCGGCGGTGACGCCTTGCCCTGCTGCGGCCCGCCGGCTCGACCCAACTGCGGCCCGGGGCGATCATACTGGGGAGCGAAGGGCGTTTGGCCAACGGACGTAACAGACATGGGCAGCGTTCCTGCGTGTAGTGGCAATACCGATCGGTATGGATTAAATCGGTCTTTCTCCGCAACCAATGCCAGTTAACAGGCCAGGCCCGATAATGATCTCCAATAACCTCCGCCTGTGACACCGCCGTCTGGCTTGCCGGGCATCCGTTCAGGACCGCGGGTATCAAGGCGGTCCGCGAAGCGATTCGTCACGATGCAACTGCTCCCACAACCCGCAATCCAGTATCGCAGGCAACGTGCGCAGCAGCACCGTGCTGCGCGTGCCGAAGGATCGGCCATGGCCCAGCGCGGTCATGAAGCGGCAGGCCCCCTCGCCCATGGCCTGAGCCGTCGCCAGCAGTGTCGGCAGGGCCATCGTCAGGTTGCTTGCTCCAAGCAGAATGATGCGCCGTCTTTGCATTTCGCTGGTCATACGCGGATTCTTTTGCAGCTTGACGCGAAACGCAAACCTTTCGCGGCCTGTCACAGGTTCGCTACGCGCCGCATCGGCTGTCGCCGCCGGTAGGTCATCGACCGCCACAGCCACTCCATCGGGCCGAAGCGGTAACGCCTCACCCACCACAGCGACAGCGCGATCTGGATGCTCCATACCACCAGCACGAGACCGAGCTGGCCGAGGCGCGTGATGTCGCCGAAGGCCCCCAGCCCGTGGCCGTAGAAGATGAAGGTGCACAGCAGCGACTGGAACAGGTAGTTGCTCAGCGCCGTCTGCCCCACCGCCGACAGCGCCTGGCGTACGCGCGACAGCCACTGGTGACGCACGAGCAGCACCGCCGCGGCGATCCACCCGCCGGCCACAAGCAGGCTGCCCCAATAGTTGAACTGCATGCCGACGAACGGCCAGGTCGCATCCCAGCCGCGCTGCATGTTGTGCATGACGCCGAGACCGATGACGGGCAGGCCGACGAGCACGGCCAGCCCGAGGGCAAGGTGATACGTCCATGCCGACGCCTGCCCCGTCAGCCAGCCGGCCTTGTACAGCGCCATGCCGAGGCACATCAGCCCGCTGATCGCCCAGAAGCTGTGGAAGACGAGCACGAACGTCTGAAGGTACAAGGCCATCATCGCCCGGTGCGGCATCTGCGCCAGCCACCCGGCGTTGTAGACCTGGTACTCCCACCGGGCCTCCTCGATCGCGGCCGGGCCCCAGTCGTGTTCGAGCCCTGCGATCGCCTCGTCGGGCCAGTGCGACAGGGTCATGCCCAGCGCGCCCCAGCAGGTGGCCGGGATGGCGATCGCCACAAGCCCGATGCCGACCAGCGCCGCCGGCGGCAGCCGCCACACCAGGTAGGCCGCCGCCCCGCACAGTGCCAGCGTCAGCAGGATATCACCGTACCAGATCAGGTAAGCATGCAGCAGGCCGAACAGCGCCAGCCACGCCATCCGCCGGTAGTGAAGTCCGGCCGCGGAAAGCCCCTTGGCCTGTTGCCGCTCAGCCATCAGCACGATGCCCGCGCCGAACAGCAGCGAAAAGATGGTGACGAACTTCTGATCCGCCAGCAGATGGCTGGCCAGCCAGACGGCGAAGTTGGCACCCGTGAAATCGCCCCAGGCGGTGGGCACGATGTAGGCGAAGCTGGGCATCGCGAAGCTCTGGATGTTCAATACCAGGATGCCCAGAATCGCCATGCCGCGAAGCACGTCGAGCGTTTGGTTCCGCTCGCCGGCGAGCACAGGCTCCGGGCGTTGCTCACCCGGCGACATGATGGGATCCGTCATTGCTCCCCGGCTCATCGGCAAGCTCCACCCGCACAGCGCGGCTTGTTCCTGTTCAGTCCGCCGGCACGCACCGGCCGTCGGCCCACTGACGCAAACTGTTGACCTTCTCCGCCATCGTTACCGACAGCGGCGGCGAGGCTTTTGCCACGGCCACGATGCCCGCCGTGTCGAGTTCCTTCTTCGCACTGAACGCTTCGTGCAGCGCTGCCTGCACGGCTTGCTCGATCTCCGCGCCGCTGAATCCCTCTGTCGCGGCCGCGAGCGCATCGAGGGCGAACGCCTCCGGGTCGCGATTGCGCTTGCGCAGATGAATCGCGAAAATCTGCTTCCGCACGGCCGCCCCCGGCAAGTCCACGAAAAACACCTCGTCGAACCGCCCTTTGCGCAGCAGCTCCGGCGGCAGCGCTTCGATGTCGTTAGCGGTCGCAACCATGAATACGGGGGCTTCGTGATCCTGCATCCACGTCAGCAGTGAGCCGAACATCCGTTGGCTGAGCCCACCGTCGGCCGAGCGGGACGCGGCGCTGGCGAAGCCCTTTTCAATCTCGTCAATCCACAGCACGATCGGAGCCATCGCTTCGGCTTGTGCCAGCGCGTCGCGCAGTCGCCGCTCCGACTCGCCAATGAACCGGTCGTAGAGCGCGCCGGGGTCCATGCGCAGCAGCGGCCACTGCCAGGCAGTAGCGATCGCCTTGGCGCACATGCTCTTGCCTGCCCCCTGCACGCCGAGCATAAGCACACCACGGGCCGGGCTGATGCCGAACTGCTTCGCCTTCTCGTCATGCGCCCCCTGCCGCTGCTTGAGCCACCGCTTGAGCCGACGCAGGCCGCCAACTTCGTCGAGGCTCATCGGCGACTCGACATACTCCAGCAGCCCGCTGCCGCCGATGGTGCGCCGCTTGGCGGCGAGCACATGGTTGATGTCGTCGGCGGTGAACTGGCGATCTTCCGTCACCGCATCACGGATGACCTGCTCGGCCTGCCGGCGTGTCAGGCCGCGCAGGTTTTTGACCATCGTGCGCAGCTCGCCGCGCGTGATGTTGATTTTCACCGGCCGCTGGCGGTGCAGTTCACGCAATGTGGCGCGCACCACTTCCTCCAGTTCGGTCACGCCGGGCAATGCCAACTCGAACGGCGTGGCATGGGCCGACACCACCGCCGGCCATTCGCTCGCATGGTCGATCAGCACCAGCGTGTTGCCGTCAACGAGGAACTTTTCGATCGTCTCACGCAGCAGGCGCAGCGTCTTGGCATCTTTGAGGTGCTCGGAAACATCCAGCAGCACGCCCATGAATCGGCCGGTCTTCTGTTGCAGGTGGTACAGCGCGGCCGCGGGGTGTTCGGTGTCGCGCACGTGGTCCTGGTTGTCACCAAGCAGGCCGTGGTGCACGCCGCGGACATGGCTCCACACCCACGGGTCCAGCCCGCGGTCGATCCCGACCTGGCGGACGAGCGTCATCGCTTCGTCTTCCTCGAATGTCGAGATCACGATGCACGGATGATTCGCCTGGATGAGCTGGCCAAGACGAGCGTGGTCCGACTGGCTGACGTGGTCCGACACATGGCCCCCCTTCGTGAAAATTATGATCGACCGCGGGCACGGGTGGTGGGCGGCATGAGCACGCCGACCCGCAGACCCCTTCGTCAGTTTACCGACACATGGTCGAATCCACACCGTCATGGTGTGACGTGGCAGGTAAACTGATCACCGAGCTTCGGTTCACACCGTTCCTATGATGTACGAACATGTGCGGACGTTACACCCTTCACACTTCGCCGCAGCGGATTGCCGAGCTGTTTGATGCGCAGTTGGCCGTGGGCTTGGCGGACTTTGTGCCGCGGTACAACATCGCGCCCACAACGCCGGCCCCGGTGGTGCGGATGGCGGACGTGGGCCGGGTGATCGAATTGATGCGATGGGGCCTGATTCCGCACTGGTCGCGGGAGCCGAGCACGAAGTTCGCTACCTTCAACGCCCGCAGTGAAGACGCGGCGGAGAAGGCCAGCTATCGCGGACCGATGCGGTATCGCCGCTGTCTCGTGCCGGTGGACGGCTTCTACGAGTGGCGCAAGCGAGATCGCGGCCCGAAGCAGCCCTACCTGTTCCGCATGGCGGATGATCAGCCATTTGCCCTCGCCGGGCTGTGGGACGTCTGGCAGGATGAACTGCAGAGCTTCAGTGTGCTGACGACGAAGGCGAACACGCTGATGGCGACGATTCACGACCGGATGCCGGTGATCGT from Phycisphaerales bacterium AB-hyl4 includes the following:
- a CDS encoding SOS response-associated peptidase, which produces MCGRYTLHTSPQRIAELFDAQLAVGLADFVPRYNIAPTTPAPVVRMADVGRVIELMRWGLIPHWSREPSTKFATFNARSEDAAEKASYRGPMRYRRCLVPVDGFYEWRKRDRGPKQPYLFRMADDQPFALAGLWDVWQDELQSFSVLTTKANTLMATIHDRMPVIVDPADHARWLDPGLQDPDAVADVLKPFPSELMLATPVTTYVSNARNEGPRCIEPVEPTIFD
- a CDS encoding AAA family ATPase produces the protein MSDHVSQSDHARLGQLIQANHPCIVISTFEEDEAMTLVRQVGIDRGLDPWVWSHVRGVHHGLLGDNQDHVRDTEHPAAALYHLQQKTGRFMGVLLDVSEHLKDAKTLRLLRETIEKFLVDGNTLVLIDHASEWPAVVSAHATPFELALPGVTELEEVVRATLRELHRQRPVKINITRGELRTMVKNLRGLTRRQAEQVIRDAVTEDRQFTADDINHVLAAKRRTIGGSGLLEYVESPMSLDEVGGLRRLKRWLKQRQGAHDEKAKQFGISPARGVLMLGVQGAGKSMCAKAIATAWQWPLLRMDPGALYDRFIGESERRLRDALAQAEAMAPIVLWIDEIEKGFASAASRSADGGLSQRMFGSLLTWMQDHEAPVFMVATANDIEALPPELLRKGRFDEVFFVDLPGAAVRKQIFAIHLRKRNRDPEAFALDALAAATEGFSGAEIEQAVQAALHEAFSAKKELDTAGIVAVAKASPPLSVTMAEKVNSLRQWADGRCVPAD
- a CDS encoding DUF418 domain-containing protein — protein: MTDPIMSPGEQRPEPVLAGERNQTLDVLRGMAILGILVLNIQSFAMPSFAYIVPTAWGDFTGANFAVWLASHLLADQKFVTIFSLLFGAGIVLMAERQQAKGLSAAGLHYRRMAWLALFGLLHAYLIWYGDILLTLALCGAAAYLVWRLPPAALVGIGLVAIAIPATCWGALGMTLSHWPDEAIAGLEHDWGPAAIEEARWEYQVYNAGWLAQMPHRAMMALYLQTFVLVFHSFWAISGLMCLGMALYKAGWLTGQASAWTYHLALGLAVLVGLPVIGLGVMHNMQRGWDATWPFVGMQFNYWGSLLVAGGWIAAAVLLVRHQWLSRVRQALSAVGQTALSNYLFQSLLCTFIFYGHGLGAFGDITRLGQLGLVLVVWSIQIALSLWWVRRYRFGPMEWLWRSMTYRRRQPMRRVANL